The Mucilaginibacter yixingensis genome window below encodes:
- a CDS encoding hydroxypyruvate isomerase family protein, translating into MSHQNRRTAIKNMVTGSAAVVGAGALSAFTIDEPKEHINAALKGNINHSVSPWCYRPLTLDELCLVSKQIGIKGIDLCGPADWPTLQKHGMHSPMCNGAEINLTDGFNDPKFHATLQKNYANLIPQVAQNGYTNLICFSGSRRGKDDETGWRNCVEGLKPLVELAEKHKVVLCMELLNSKVDHKDYQCDRVEWGVELCKRLGSENFKLLYDIYHMQIMEGDIIRNIKTYHQYIAHYHTGGIPGRNEIDDTQELYYPAVMKAIVSTGFKGYVGQEFVPKNTDKIASLKAAIRICDV; encoded by the coding sequence ATGTCACATCAAAACAGAAGAACAGCTATAAAAAACATGGTAACCGGTTCTGCCGCTGTGGTGGGTGCCGGGGCGCTATCGGCCTTTACAATCGATGAGCCTAAAGAGCATATAAATGCCGCATTGAAAGGAAACATCAACCACTCGGTTAGTCCGTGGTGTTATAGGCCGTTAACGCTGGATGAACTTTGCCTGGTCTCCAAACAAATTGGCATTAAAGGCATCGATCTTTGCGGCCCGGCCGATTGGCCTACGCTGCAAAAGCACGGTATGCACTCGCCGATGTGTAACGGTGCAGAGATTAATCTGACGGATGGTTTCAATGATCCGAAATTCCATGCCACGCTGCAAAAGAATTATGCTAACCTTATTCCGCAGGTAGCCCAAAATGGTTATACCAACCTCATCTGCTTCAGCGGAAGCCGCAGGGGTAAAGATGATGAGACCGGCTGGCGCAACTGTGTTGAAGGCCTGAAGCCATTGGTAGAACTGGCCGAAAAGCACAAAGTAGTTCTATGTATGGAGCTACTAAACAGCAAGGTTGATCATAAAGATTACCAATGCGACCGCGTGGAGTGGGGCGTTGAACTTTGTAAACGTTTAGGCTCAGAGAACTTTAAGTTATTGTATGATATCTATCACATGCAAATTATGGAAGGCGATATCATCAGAAATATAAAAACCTATCACCAGTATATTGCGCATTACCATACTGGCGGTATACCGGGGCGTAATGAGATTGACGATACGCAGGAGCTTTACTATCCGGCTGTTATGAAAGCTATTGTAAGCACCGGTTTTAAAGGCTATGTAGGCCAGGAATTTGTGCCGAAAAACACAGACAAAATTGCATCGCTTAAAGCAGCTATCCGCATTTGCGATGTTTAA
- a CDS encoding nucleoside permease: MSGIIRTKLSVMMFLEFFIWGAWFVTMGTYLGKSLQASGTQIGTAYATQSLGAIIAPFIIGLIADKYFPAQKILGILHLAGGGLLWYGTTVSNFEGFYPIILLYMIIYMPTLALVNSVSFKQMANPNKEFPPIRFFGTLGWIIAGTIIGKLAWEQNNTLVLTFKMAAVASIALGLLSFTLPDTPPAKKGQKTTFSEVIGLESIGLLKNRSYLTFFLASVAICVPLAFYYNFTNPFLNEVGMKEAAFKQSWGQWSELIFMAAMPLFFVRLGVKKMLAIGMLTWVVRYVCFAYGNGDANYWMLIAGIVIHGVCYDFFFVTGQLYTDNLAGERFKSAAQGFITLATYGVGMLMGSYISGPIVDSHKTAAGHDWQAIWLIPAGIALGVLVLFLLFFRDKNAIETRPGLDIEEPSAAVQI; this comes from the coding sequence ATGAGCGGTATTATCAGAACTAAACTGTCTGTAATGATGTTCCTGGAGTTTTTTATCTGGGGTGCCTGGTTTGTAACCATGGGTACCTACTTAGGCAAATCATTACAAGCATCGGGCACGCAAATTGGCACCGCCTATGCCACGCAATCATTAGGAGCTATTATTGCGCCGTTTATTATCGGCCTCATTGCCGATAAATATTTCCCGGCACAAAAAATATTAGGCATACTGCACCTGGCAGGTGGCGGCTTGCTATGGTATGGCACCACGGTGAGCAACTTTGAGGGCTTTTACCCAATTATATTGCTGTACATGATTATTTATATGCCTACGCTGGCACTGGTAAATTCGGTGTCGTTTAAGCAGATGGCTAACCCAAATAAAGAGTTTCCGCCAATCAGGTTTTTTGGTACACTGGGCTGGATCATTGCCGGTACCATTATTGGTAAACTGGCCTGGGAGCAAAACAACACACTGGTGCTAACTTTCAAGATGGCTGCGGTTGCATCAATCGCTTTGGGTTTATTGAGCTTTACCTTGCCAGATACACCGCCGGCAAAAAAAGGTCAGAAAACCACTTTTTCGGAGGTTATCGGTTTAGAATCTATAGGTCTGCTAAAAAACAGATCCTATCTTACTTTCTTCCTGGCATCTGTTGCCATTTGTGTGCCGCTGGCGTTTTACTACAATTTTACTAATCCGTTCTTAAACGAGGTGGGTATGAAAGAAGCCGCTTTCAAGCAATCGTGGGGGCAGTGGTCTGAGCTGATCTTTATGGCGGCTATGCCTTTGTTCTTTGTGCGTTTGGGCGTTAAGAAAATGCTGGCTATTGGCATGTTAACCTGGGTGGTGAGATATGTGTGCTTTGCCTATGGCAATGGCGATGCCAATTACTGGATGCTGATTGCCGGTATTGTAATTCACGGGGTATGTTATGATTTCTTCTTTGTAACCGGCCAATTGTATACCGATAACCTGGCCGGCGAGCGTTTCAAAAGTGCTGCACAGGGCTTCATTACCCTGGCTACCTATGGCGTTGGTATGTTGATGGGATCATATATTTCTGGTCCGATTGTAGACAGCCACAAAACTGCAGCAGGGCACGATTGGCAAGCTATCTGGCTAATTCCAGCCGGTATTGCCCTGGGGGTTCTAGTGCTATTCCTGCTTTTCTTCCGCGATAAAAACGCAATTGAAACCCGTCCGGGGCTGGATATTGAAGAACCATCGGCGGCAGTTCAAATTTAA
- a CDS encoding Gfo/Idh/MocA family protein, whose product MKLRLGMIGGGQGAFIGAVHRIASRIDNEYQLVCGAFSSDAERSRASGLLLDLPAQRCYASWQQMLEQEQALPAHERVQVICIVTPNHLHFEPAKQAMLAGFDVILDKPMTFSLVEAKELQKVVEETGRLFCLTHTYTGYPMVKEARQLVKSGKLGEIRKVYVEYPQGWLSTFVEGTNNKQATWRTDPAKSGIAGAMGDIGIHAFNLAEYVSGVEVTQLCADINTVVKGRRLDDDGAALLRFSNGASGVLIATQVAAGEENKVKVRVYGENGGLEWQQEDANTLLVKWANKPAEIWRTGGGYTSSFAAHNTRTPSGHPEGYLEAFANLYRNFALHVKARQAGETPSPEVLDYPGIKEGVRGMAFIENVIASGKSTQKWTDFII is encoded by the coding sequence ATGAAACTAAGATTAGGGATGATTGGCGGGGGCCAGGGGGCGTTTATTGGCGCCGTACACCGCATTGCTTCGCGCATAGATAACGAATACCAATTGGTTTGCGGGGCCTTCAGCAGTGATGCGGAGCGTTCCAGGGCCAGCGGTCTGCTGCTGGATCTGCCGGCTCAACGTTGCTATGCTTCGTGGCAACAAATGCTGGAGCAAGAGCAAGCTTTACCGGCGCATGAGCGTGTGCAGGTCATCTGTATTGTAACACCAAACCACCTACATTTTGAGCCTGCTAAGCAAGCCATGCTGGCCGGTTTTGATGTGATTTTGGATAAACCGATGACTTTCTCTCTGGTCGAAGCTAAGGAACTGCAGAAAGTAGTTGAAGAAACCGGCCGGTTATTTTGCCTAACGCACACCTATACCGGGTACCCAATGGTAAAAGAAGCACGCCAGTTGGTAAAAAGCGGTAAGTTGGGTGAGATCAGAAAAGTATATGTAGAGTATCCACAGGGCTGGTTAAGCACTTTTGTAGAAGGTACGAATAATAAACAAGCTACCTGGCGTACAGATCCGGCCAAAAGCGGTATAGCTGGTGCCATGGGCGATATTGGTATCCATGCTTTCAACCTGGCCGAATACGTAAGCGGCGTTGAAGTAACCCAGCTTTGTGCCGATATCAACACGGTGGTAAAAGGCCGCAGACTGGATGATGACGGTGCCGCTCTGCTCAGATTCAGCAACGGTGCCAGTGGCGTGTTAATAGCTACCCAGGTTGCCGCGGGCGAAGAAAACAAAGTAAAAGTACGTGTGTATGGCGAAAACGGCGGCCTGGAATGGCAACAGGAAGATGCCAATACCCTGCTGGTAAAATGGGCCAATAAGCCTGCCGAAATATGGCGCACCGGCGGCGGTTACACCAGTAGTTTTGCTGCCCACAATACCCGCACGCCATCCGGTCACCCAGAGGGGTATTTGGAAGCTTTTGCCAACCTGTACCGCAATTTTGCGCTGCATGTAAAAGCCAGACAGGCCGGCGAAACACCATCGCCTGAGGTGCTGGATTACCCTGGCATTAAAGAGGGAGTGCGCGGCATGGCATTTATTGAAAACGTTATTGCTTCCGGAAAATCAACCCAAAAGTGGACCGATTTTATCATTTAA
- a CDS encoding GMC oxidoreductase has product MATNTYDAIVIGSGISGGWAAKELTEKGLKTLMLERGRNIEHIKDYVNANKAPWEFPHRGGRTQQMIKDYPVLKRDYPLNETNLDYWVNEKESPYTEVKRFDWFRGYHVGGRSLMWGRQSYRLADVDFEANLKDGIAVDWPIRYQDLAPWYSYVERFAGISGNKDGLAILPDGDFMPPMEMNVVEKDVAARIKAHYQGQRPMIIGRTANITVPHNNRTNCQYRNKCWLGCPFGAYFSTQSATLPAALATGNLTLRPWSIVTRILYDKDTKKAKGVEVLDAENNKTYEYYAKVIFLNASTMNSAWVLMNSATDVWPDGLGSSSGQLGHNLMDHHLNVGAGGRVEGFEDKYIYGRRANGIYVPRFRNLNGEHRDYIRGFGYQGSAGRGGWGHEIAEMASIGGAYKDAISEPGGWNMGLGGFGETLPYHDNRVFLDKTRKDKWGLPVLAVDATIRDNEIKMRMDMANDAKEMLEAAGVKDVKTYNEPAILGRGIHEMGTARMGRDPKTSVLNEWNQVWDAKNVFVTDGSAMTSSACQNPSLTYMALTARAANHAVEELKKMNI; this is encoded by the coding sequence ATGGCAACTAATACCTATGATGCAATTGTGATAGGCTCTGGAATTTCTGGCGGGTGGGCCGCTAAGGAATTGACCGAAAAAGGCCTTAAAACACTTATGCTGGAGCGTGGCCGCAATATTGAGCATATTAAAGATTATGTAAATGCCAATAAAGCGCCATGGGAGTTTCCGCACCGCGGAGGGCGTACCCAGCAGATGATCAAAGATTACCCGGTTCTGAAGCGCGATTATCCGCTCAATGAAACCAATCTTGATTACTGGGTGAACGAGAAAGAAAGCCCTTATACAGAAGTTAAACGTTTCGACTGGTTTAGAGGATACCATGTTGGCGGTCGTTCGCTGATGTGGGGCCGTCAGAGCTATCGCCTGGCCGATGTTGACTTTGAAGCCAACCTGAAAGATGGCATTGCAGTAGATTGGCCTATTCGTTATCAAGATCTGGCCCCTTGGTATAGCTACGTTGAACGCTTTGCAGGCATCTCCGGAAATAAAGATGGTCTGGCTATTCTTCCCGATGGTGATTTTATGCCACCCATGGAGATGAACGTGGTAGAAAAAGATGTAGCCGCCCGTATTAAAGCGCACTACCAAGGTCAAAGACCGATGATTATTGGTCGTACGGCTAATATTACCGTTCCGCATAACAATCGTACTAATTGTCAATATCGTAATAAATGCTGGTTGGGTTGTCCGTTCGGAGCATACTTCAGCACGCAGTCGGCCACGTTGCCGGCGGCTTTGGCAACCGGCAATTTAACGCTGCGTCCGTGGTCAATTGTTACCCGTATATTGTATGATAAGGATACCAAAAAAGCAAAAGGTGTTGAAGTACTGGATGCCGAGAACAACAAAACATACGAGTACTACGCTAAGGTAATCTTCCTGAACGCTTCAACCATGAACTCTGCATGGGTGCTGATGAACTCTGCCACCGATGTATGGCCTGATGGTTTAGGCAGCAGCAGCGGCCAACTGGGCCACAACCTGATGGACCACCACCTAAACGTAGGCGCCGGTGGCAGGGTTGAAGGTTTTGAAGATAAATACATTTATGGCCGCCGTGCCAATGGTATCTACGTCCCTCGTTTCCGTAATCTGAACGGCGAGCATCGCGATTACATTCGCGGTTTTGGTTATCAAGGCAGCGCCGGAAGAGGGGGCTGGGGGCATGAAATTGCAGAGATGGCCAGCATTGGCGGCGCTTATAAAGATGCCATTTCAGAACCAGGTGGCTGGAATATGGGCCTGGGCGGCTTTGGCGAAACACTGCCATACCATGATAACCGTGTATTTCTGGATAAAACCAGGAAAGACAAATGGGGCCTGCCTGTTCTGGCGGTTGATGCCACCATACGCGATAACGAGATTAAAATGCGCATGGATATGGCTAATGATGCTAAGGAAATGCTGGAAGCAGCCGGCGTTAAGGATGTAAAAACTTATAATGAACCTGCAATACTTGGTCGCGGGATACACGAGATGGGCACCGCACGTATGGGCCGCGATCCGAAAACATCGGTACTGAATGAGTGGAACCAGGTTTGGGATGCAAAAAACGTATTTGTGACCGATGGCTCTGCCATGACCTCAAGCGCGTGTCAGAACCCGTCGCTCACCTATATGGCGCTTACCGCCCGCGCAGCTAACCATGCTGTGGAGGAGTTAAAGAAAATGAACATCTGA
- a CDS encoding sugar phosphate isomerase/epimerase has protein sequence MRTIKGPAIFLAQFIGSEAPFNSLDAICKWAKDLGYKAIQIPTTDPRFIDLQKAAESKTYADELKGLVNSHGLEISELSTHLQGQLVAVHPAYDQLFDGFAPQALHGNPKARQEWAVQQLKYAARASQNLGLNAHATFSGALLWPMVYAWPQRPAGLVETGFTELADRWRPILDVFDENGVDLCYEIHPGEDLHDGISYEMFLEKVNHHPRACLLYDPSHFVLQCLDYLEYIDIYHERIKMFHVKDAEFNPTGRQGVYGGYQGWVDRAGRFRSLGDGQVDFKSIFSKLTQYNFSGWAVLEWECALKHPEDGAREGAQFIKDHIIRVTERAFDDFASPGTGQSFNKKILGI, from the coding sequence ATGAGAACAATTAAAGGACCGGCCATTTTTTTAGCCCAGTTTATAGGCTCTGAGGCTCCATTTAACAGCCTCGATGCAATTTGTAAATGGGCCAAAGATTTAGGTTATAAAGCCATCCAGATTCCAACTACCGATCCTCGTTTTATCGATCTGCAAAAAGCGGCTGAAAGTAAAACTTATGCTGATGAACTGAAAGGCTTGGTAAACAGCCACGGATTAGAAATTAGCGAACTATCCACCCATTTACAAGGGCAACTGGTTGCGGTGCATCCGGCTTATGATCAGCTCTTTGATGGTTTTGCGCCGCAGGCTTTGCATGGCAATCCCAAAGCGCGTCAGGAGTGGGCCGTGCAGCAACTAAAGTATGCCGCCAGGGCATCACAAAACCTGGGATTGAATGCCCATGCTACCTTTAGCGGTGCATTGCTTTGGCCCATGGTGTACGCCTGGCCACAGCGCCCTGCGGGTTTGGTGGAAACCGGCTTTACAGAGCTGGCAGATCGGTGGAGACCAATCCTGGATGTGTTTGACGAAAACGGTGTAGACCTGTGCTATGAGATCCACCCGGGCGAGGATCTGCACGATGGTATCAGCTACGAAATGTTTTTGGAAAAGGTTAATCATCATCCAAGAGCTTGTCTGCTGTATGATCCATCGCACTTTGTATTGCAATGCCTGGACTATCTGGAGTATATCGATATCTATCACGAGCGGATTAAGATGTTCCATGTAAAGGATGCAGAATTTAATCCTACTGGTCGGCAGGGTGTTTATGGTGGCTACCAGGGTTGGGTAGATCGTGCTGGCCGTTTCCGCTCTCTGGGCGATGGTCAGGTTGATTTTAAATCGATATTCAGTAAGTTAACGCAGTATAATTTTAGCGGCTGGGCCGTGCTGGAATGGGAGTGCGCCCTGAAGCACCCGGAAGATGGCGCACGCGAAGGCGCCCAATTTATTAAAGACCATATTATTAGGGTAACAGAACGTGCGTTTGACGATTTTGCATCACCGGGTACAGGTCAATCATTCAACAAAAAGATATTAGGAATATAA
- a CDS encoding alkaline phosphatase family protein, translated as MMTRNFLYSSALVLLAVASGCHNFTGKQSTNGNSTDNHSGYDDSTLRQTQAPFLLPYNRIIQPAGDVVRYGSTGDENHTLDVKVMPGSNLLAVEDRYGIAVIDPQDKKVLARWGYASDPKYRGLMSTYSGIQVLQEDGKVSIFWSAANGDSHQSYVLKAVWADNQLVQTDAIPFKPEGDSPLALPNELAIDQENGINYLFVVLNGNNRLVKMNLKTHDVQWSKPIGVAPYGLVVSNGKAYVSNWGGKQPAAGDKAESAGVPYGKAFIDPKTGAINNGTLSVFDEKSGALISEIKTGLHPNDMVVSHDGRFIYIANGNSDNVTVVDAAQNKVAATIPVMLFKEKQRLIGDSPNALLLSADDHTLYVANGMDNAIAVVQLNGASGAVKGFIPTEAYPCGLAQNGNTLFVTNLEGEGARVNSMAVTTGRDVPKTPGGAFNSHHQLATLSIIKVPGEAELSGYTDQVRKLSLAFRAEIAGLMPRKGVAPQPVPERIGEPSVFQHVLYIIKENRTYDQILGDMPEGDGNADLCIFGSKVTPNEHQIARDFLLMDNYYVSGKCSAEGHQWTDAAMATDYVEKNVRAWFRSYPHVQTDALVYDQNGFIWNNAADHGKSVRIYGEACTPHYEQGTTWAKVYDAYQNGKPFKFTNTSTISRVRPMMSPNFACGNDLTIPDQLRATEFIDELKNYEKQSGDQLPQLMVMALPDDHTGGMRPGSPTPRAQVADNDLAVGRIIEALSKSRFWKNTVVFVTEDDSQAGWDHVSAYRTTGFVVSPYSRMKQTVHVNYNQTCVVRTIEQILGIPPMNAIDATALPMFKCFNNTADLSIYHAQPNQIAINELNAKLSDLKGHDLYYAKQSLRPEFDHIDGGNDDLMNRIIWYSAKKSKPYPKKYAGKDDDGDDD; from the coding sequence ATGATGACACGTAATTTTCTGTATTCCTCTGCATTAGTGCTCCTGGCGGTTGCGTCAGGATGCCACAATTTTACAGGTAAACAATCAACCAACGGTAATTCAACAGATAATCACAGCGGTTATGACGATAGCACACTCCGCCAAACACAGGCGCCTTTTCTGCTGCCTTATAACCGCATTATTCAACCGGCAGGTGATGTGGTGCGTTATGGTAGTACGGGCGATGAAAATCATACCCTGGATGTGAAAGTGATGCCGGGCAGCAACCTGCTGGCGGTGGAAGACCGTTATGGTATTGCCGTTATAGATCCGCAGGACAAGAAAGTACTGGCCCGTTGGGGATACGCATCAGACCCGAAATACCGTGGATTGATGAGCACTTACTCGGGCATCCAGGTATTGCAGGAAGATGGTAAAGTGTCCATCTTTTGGAGCGCAGCTAATGGCGATAGTCATCAATCTTATGTACTGAAAGCAGTTTGGGCCGATAACCAGCTTGTACAGACTGATGCCATTCCGTTTAAACCGGAAGGAGATTCGCCACTGGCCCTGCCTAATGAATTGGCCATAGACCAGGAAAACGGCATCAACTACCTTTTTGTAGTGCTGAACGGCAACAACCGCCTGGTAAAAATGAATCTGAAAACGCACGACGTCCAATGGTCTAAGCCTATTGGTGTGGCGCCTTATGGCCTGGTGGTGTCAAACGGTAAAGCTTATGTGAGTAACTGGGGGGGTAAACAACCCGCAGCGGGCGATAAAGCAGAATCTGCGGGCGTACCTTACGGTAAGGCTTTTATCGATCCTAAAACCGGGGCCATTAACAATGGTACCCTTAGCGTGTTTGATGAAAAAAGCGGTGCGCTGATCTCTGAAATTAAAACAGGCTTGCATCCTAATGATATGGTGGTCAGTCATGATGGTCGCTTTATTTACATAGCTAACGGCAATAGTGATAATGTAACGGTGGTTGATGCAGCGCAAAATAAAGTTGCGGCAACCATACCTGTAATGCTGTTTAAAGAAAAGCAACGTCTGATTGGCGATTCGCCTAATGCCTTGTTGCTTAGTGCAGATGACCACACGCTTTATGTAGCCAATGGCATGGATAACGCTATTGCTGTGGTTCAGCTTAATGGCGCCAGCGGCGCTGTTAAAGGTTTCATTCCGACCGAGGCATATCCTTGTGGCCTGGCTCAAAATGGTAATACCTTGTTTGTAACCAACCTGGAAGGAGAGGGCGCACGTGTAAACAGCATGGCGGTTACTACCGGCCGTGATGTGCCTAAAACTCCTGGAGGCGCTTTTAACTCGCACCATCAATTGGCTACCTTATCTATTATTAAGGTACCTGGTGAGGCTGAATTATCAGGCTATACCGATCAGGTGAGAAAGCTGAGTCTGGCATTCCGCGCCGAGATTGCCGGCCTGATGCCGCGTAAAGGCGTGGCGCCGCAGCCGGTCCCAGAACGTATTGGCGAACCGTCTGTGTTTCAGCACGTGCTCTATATTATTAAAGAAAACCGTACATACGATCAGATACTGGGCGATATGCCTGAAGGCGATGGTAATGCCGATCTGTGTATTTTTGGCAGCAAAGTGACCCCGAACGAGCACCAGATAGCGCGCGATTTTCTGTTGATGGATAATTACTATGTATCCGGCAAATGCTCTGCTGAAGGCCATCAGTGGACGGATGCGGCTATGGCGACCGATTACGTTGAGAAAAACGTGCGTGCCTGGTTCCGCAGCTATCCGCATGTGCAAACTGATGCGCTGGTATATGATCAGAACGGCTTTATCTGGAACAACGCTGCCGATCATGGCAAAAGCGTGCGCATTTATGGCGAGGCCTGTACCCCGCATTATGAGCAGGGTACCACCTGGGCCAAGGTTTATGATGCTTACCAAAACGGAAAGCCGTTTAAATTCACCAACACATCTACTATATCTCGCGTGCGGCCAATGATGTCGCCTAACTTTGCATGTGGCAATGATCTGACCATTCCAGACCAGCTGCGTGCAACCGAATTTATTGACGAACTGAAAAACTACGAAAAGCAGTCTGGCGACCAGCTACCACAACTGATGGTGATGGCACTGCCTGATGACCATACAGGAGGCATGCGCCCGGGATCGCCTACGCCACGTGCGCAGGTGGCCGATAATGACCTGGCGGTTGGTCGTATAATTGAAGCGCTGTCTAAAAGCCGTTTCTGGAAAAATACAGTGGTTTTTGTGACCGAAGATGATTCTCAAGCCGGCTGGGACCATGTGTCTGCTTACCGTACTACCGGTTTTGTGGTTAGTCCTTACAGCCGCATGAAACAAACAGTGCATGTAAACTATAATCAAACCTGCGTGGTGCGTACCATAGAGCAGATTCTGGGCATCCCGCCGATGAATGCGATTGACGCTACGGCTCTGCCTATGTTTAAATGTTTTAATAACACTGCAGATCTTTCCATTTACCATGCTCAGCCTAACCAGATTGCTATTAATGAGCTGAATGCCAAGCTTTCTGATCTGAAAGGCCACGATCTGTACTATGCTAAACAATCACTTCGCCCTGAATTTGATCATATAGATGGCGGTAATGACGACTTGATGAACCGCATTATCTGGTACTCGGCCAAAAAATCTAAACCTTACCCTAAAAAATATGCCGGGAAAGACGATGATGGCGATGACGATTAA
- a CDS encoding gluconate 2-dehydrogenase subunit 3 family protein encodes MNRREAIERVALLMGGAIIGGEFFLSGCQSAGAKNVSGLFEPDQQHFLGEVAETILPKTSTPGAKEAGVAQFMAVMVRDCYQPSDQDIFLDGIKKLDEASLKLSGKKFLEADQAKRTELLINLDKEQEAYTKNKKKEDPNHYFRMMKQLTLLGYFTSELGATKALRYLPVPGKYDGNYPYKKGDKAWAL; translated from the coding sequence ATGAACAGAAGAGAAGCTATTGAACGCGTGGCCCTGCTGATGGGTGGCGCAATTATAGGCGGCGAATTTTTCCTGTCGGGATGCCAGTCAGCAGGTGCAAAAAATGTAAGTGGTTTGTTTGAGCCCGATCAGCAGCATTTTTTAGGTGAAGTAGCCGAAACGATCTTGCCCAAAACCTCAACCCCGGGCGCCAAAGAAGCCGGAGTTGCACAGTTTATGGCGGTAATGGTACGCGATTGCTACCAGCCGTCAGACCAGGATATTTTCCTGGATGGCATCAAAAAGCTGGACGAAGCCTCTTTGAAATTATCAGGTAAGAAATTCCTGGAAGCAGATCAGGCTAAACGTACGGAGTTGCTTATTAATCTTGATAAAGAACAGGAAGCATATACCAAAAACAAAAAGAAAGAAGATCCGAATCATTATTTCAGAATGATGAAGCAGCTCACCTTGCTGGGATATTTTACCTCTGAACTAGGCGCAACCAAAGCATTACGTTATTTGCCGGTTCCCGGTAAGTATGATGGTAACTATCCATATAAAAAAGGAGATAAAGCCTGGGCTTTATAA
- a CDS encoding c-type cytochrome encodes MKKINLIVLVAAGVLGLAACGGGSNSASTDAASTTNQSAAVGTESVANAPKSKGEGLMASSDCGTCHKPDVKLVGPAFKDIAAKYDQSDATVAKLADKIIKGGSGSWGDVAMSPHGGLSEDDAKEMAKYILSVK; translated from the coding sequence ATGAAAAAAATCAATTTGATAGTTTTAGTAGCAGCAGGTGTATTGGGTTTGGCAGCATGCGGCGGCGGTAGCAACAGTGCATCAACAGATGCCGCATCTACCACAAATCAATCAGCCGCCGTGGGCACTGAAAGTGTAGCCAATGCACCAAAATCTAAGGGCGAAGGTTTAATGGCCAGTTCAGATTGCGGTACCTGCCACAAGCCAGATGTGAAACTGGTTGGTCCGGCGTTTAAAGATATCGCCGCAAAATATGATCAGTCAGACGCTACCGTAGCCAAGCTGGCCGATAAGATTATTAAAGGCGGTAGCGGTAGCTGGGGCGACGTAGCCATGTCACCACACGGCGGCCTGAGCGAAGATGACGCAAAGGAAATGGCAAAATATATCCTGTCGGTCAAGTAA
- a CDS encoding NUDIX domain-containing protein — translation MSHLDLFERASELAYRSCLPHVSIDCAVFGFHESSLKVLLLKMKGFDKWGLPGGYVKKDENLDAAAYRILKARTGASNIYLEQFRVFGQTGRSEHELAHWPEHLWQKQRFISTGYYALVDYTTIIPVVDRISEQCEWKDIDDLPDLMMDHQDILHSALTALRRNIHYSPIGLNLLPKAFTMPQLQKLYELILGKKLHRGNFQRKMHGFDILVKEDIVPVKTSHRPPIYYSFDIEKYNNALKYGLRQEW, via the coding sequence ATGAGTCACTTAGACCTGTTTGAACGAGCCAGCGAACTGGCTTATAGATCATGTCTCCCGCATGTTTCTATAGATTGCGCTGTGTTTGGTTTTCACGAGTCGTCGCTCAAGGTGCTATTGCTCAAAATGAAGGGCTTTGATAAGTGGGGCTTGCCGGGAGGGTACGTAAAGAAAGACGAAAACCTCGACGCTGCAGCCTACCGTATCCTCAAAGCACGTACCGGTGCATCAAATATCTACCTGGAACAATTCAGGGTGTTTGGCCAGACAGGCCGCTCTGAACATGAACTGGCGCACTGGCCTGAACATCTTTGGCAGAAACAGCGTTTCATCTCTACAGGTTATTACGCCCTGGTTGATTATACCACAATTATCCCTGTGGTTGACCGCATTTCTGAACAATGCGAATGGAAAGATATTGATGACCTGCCCGATCTGATGATGGATCACCAGGATATTCTGCACTCGGCGCTCACTGCTTTACGCCGCAATATTCATTATAGCCCCATTGGTTTAAACCTGTTGCCCAAAGCGTTTACTATGCCTCAGCTACAAAAACTCTATGAGCTGATACTGGGCAAGAAACTCCATCGCGGTAATTTTCAACGCAAAATGCACGGATTTGATATTCTGGTGAAAGAGGATATTGTGCCCGTAAAAACCTCACACCGCCCGCCAATCTACTACAGTTTTGATATCGAGAAGTATAATAATGCCCTCAAATACGGTTTAAGGCAGGAATGGTAA
- a CDS encoding SelT/SelW/SelH family protein, with translation MSITQKPTVSIEYCPKCGWMLRAAYMAQELLTTFTDDVHGVLLKPSETSGTYVVSVDELVVFDRRVAGRFPEIKELKQLVRDIVNPGKSLGHSDVK, from the coding sequence ATGTCTATCACTCAAAAACCCACCGTTAGTATTGAATATTGCCCTAAATGTGGCTGGATGCTGCGAGCTGCCTATATGGCGCAGGAATTGCTGACCACCTTTACGGACGATGTGCATGGCGTATTGTTAAAACCCAGTGAAACCTCTGGCACGTACGTGGTTAGCGTGGATGAACTGGTGGTGTTTGACCGCCGGGTGGCAGGCCGGTTCCCGGAGATTAAAGAGCTAAAACAACTGGTGCGCGATATCGTCAATCCCGGAAAAAGTCTGGGACATTCGGATGTAAAATAG